Below is a window of Streptomyces genisteinicus DNA.
GTGCTGCTGGTCAGCGAACTGGTGACCAACTCCCAGCGCTACACGGCCGGACCCATCGGCGTACGTCTCGCGCGGCGCCGCGAGAACGGCGTCCCGCCGGCCCTGCTCGTCGAGGTCTCCGACCCGGTGCCCGACCTCCCCACCGAGCGGGCCGCCCGCCCCGAGGACGAGGGCGGCAGAGGGCTGTATCTGGTCGCATGTTCGGCCCGCAGATGGGGCACCCGCCGGGGCAGGACGGGCAAGACGGTGTGGTTCGAGCTGCCTCTGACGGGTTAGGAGTCCGTCAGGGACGACGATCACGGAGAACTCGGCCGGAAATGAACGAGACCTCTCTGTGATCGTGAACGCCGTGTCGGCGCGGGCCGTAGTGCTGAATACTGCGGTCATGGCCGGTCCGGTGCGGTGAGCTGGAGGGGACGGTCGCGTGAGCGAGATACCTGGGACGGCGAGCGGCGTCGTGTGGCAGAGCAGCCCGCCTGGCTCGATCTACGACTACATCAAGGTCGCGTCGTTCTCGATCGGTGCCGACGGCCTGGTCGACCAGTGGAGCAGGCGTGCCGCCGAACTGTTCGGCGTCACGGCCGACCAGGTCAGAGGCAAGGACCCGGTCCAGGCGTTCCTCCCCGCCGAACTGAGGTCGCGCGCCCGTCGCACGGTGGCCGAGATCCTCGACGGCCGGGAGTGGACGGGTCTCGTCCCGTTCCGTGCCCCGGGCGGTGAACACGCCGAGGGGATCGCCGAGATCTACGTGATGCCGAGCGACACGGGCGACGGCCGGCCCGGAGCGGTCTGCATCGTCGTCGATGTACGGGCACTCCGCCGCATCGAGAGCGATCTCGCCGCATCGCAGGCGATATTCGGCCAATCTCCCTTCGGATTCCTGCTCTTCGGCACCGATCTCACCGTGCAGCGGACCAACCGCCGGTTCGCCGCCGTCTTCGGCGGTGTCGCCGAGGAGCACCGCGGACGCACGGTCCACGACTACCTCTCCCGTCCCGAGGCCGACCGGATGGACGCCGCCCTGCGCCGCGTCCTGGAGACCGGCGACCCCGTCACCGACCTGCAGATCACGGGCACCGCCCCCGGCAGCAGCGACCGCAGGCACTGGTCCATCAACCTCTACCGCGTGCACGGCGGATCCGGCAGGCCCGTCGGCGTGGCCGGACTCGGCACCGACGTGACCCGCCGTCACAGCGCCGCCCGGGAGGCCGCCAACGCCCGGCGCAACCTCGCGATCCTCAACGAGGCCGGCGCCCGCATCGGCAACTCCCTGGACCTGGAGACCACCGCCCGCGAACTCCTCGACGTCGCCGTGCCCGGCTTCTGCGACCTGGCCTCCGTCGACCTCTACCAGTCCCTGCTCACCGGCGACGAGGCGCCGCCCGGCCAGTACGGCTCCGCGCACGCCGAGAGCTACGGCGGCGGCAGCGCCGCACTGCGCCGGGTCGCCTTCGCCAGCGCCGTCTCCGACGCCCCGCTGCTGACCACCCCCGACTGCGTGCCCGACGGCTCCGCACCGGCCGCGGTCGGCGAGGTCCACCGCTTCCCGTTCAACTCGCCCTGCGCCGGGGCCCTGCGGACCGCGACCGTGCGCACCGTCCCCGGCGGCGAGGGGAGTCTCGTGCAGTCGACGCTCGCCGTGCCGATGGTCGCCCACGACACGGTCGTCGGCCTGGTCCAGTTCGCCCGGGCCAAGGGCAGCGAACCCTTCGGCGAGCGCGACCGCGCCCTCGCCGTCGAACTCGCCGCCCGCGCCGCCGTCTGCATCGACAACGCCCGCCTCTACCGCCGCGAGCACGAGCGGGCCCTCATCCTCCAGCGCAGCCTGCTGCCCCCGGGCGACCCGGAGGCGGCCGGTCTCGACATCGCCTGCCGCTACCTGCCCGGCACGACGACCACCGAGGTCGGCGGCGACTGGTTCGACGTCATCGAGCTCCCCGGGCACCGCACCGCCCTCGTCGTCGGCGACGTCATGGGCCGGGGCCTGCGCGCCGCCGTCGCCATGGGCGAACTGCGCACCGCCGTCCGCACCCTGGCGCTGCTCGACCTGGAGCCCGCCGAGGTGCTCTCCGCGCTCGACGAGATCGCCCGCGGGCTCGGGGGCCCCGGCACGCCCTCCCAGCTCCGCCGCTCGGGAGCGTCCGCCGCTCCGCCCCGCCCCGGCAGCTCCCGGGAGGCCGACCTCTCCGAGGTCTACCTGGCCACCTGCGTCTACGCCGTCTACGACCCGGTCACCCGGCGCTGCACCTTCGCCAACGCCGGCCATCTGCCGCCCGTCCTCGTCGAACCGGGCGAGGAGGCGCTGCTGCTCGACGTGCCGCCCGGGATGCCGCTCGGCGTGGGCGGCGAACCCTTCGAGGAAGTGCAGGTCGAGCTGCCGGAGGGCGCCCTGCTCGCGCTCTACACCGACGGGCTGGTCGAGTCCCGCGACCACCCCCTCGACGAGGGGCTGCAGGCCTTCCGCGACGCCCTCACGGACCCCGGCCCGGTCCTGGAGGACGTCTGCGACCAGGTGCTCGGCCGCCTCGACACCCGCCACGGCGAGGACGACATCGCCCTGCTGATGGCCCGTATCCAGGGGCTGCCGGCCGAGGCGGTCGGCGACTGGCGGCTGCCGCGCGAGCCGCGCTCGGTGGGCCGCGCCCGCGAGCTGACCCGCGCCCAGCTCGTCTCCTGGGACCTCGAGGGCCTGGTGGACACGGTCGAGCTGCTCGTCAGCGAACTCGTCACCAACGCGCTGCGCTACGGCGAGGGCGAGATCCGGCTCCGGCTGCTGCGCGACCGCACCCTCGTCTGCGAGGTGTGGGACGCGGGACTGGTCCAGCCGCGCCGCAGGAGGGCCCGCGACACCGACGAGGGCGGCCGCGGACTGCAGCTCGTCGGCCTGCTCAGCGCGGGCTGGGGCTCACGGCGCACCCCGCGGGGCAAGACGGTCTGGTTCGAACTCGGCCTCCCGGACGGGGAGCCCGCGGAGCCGACGGTGGACCAGCTGCTCAGCATGTTCTGACGGCCCGCCGCTCAGCGTGTTCCGACGGTGCCTGCCCTGACCGCCCCCGCGCTGACCGCCCCTGCCCCGGCCGGCGCCCGTCCCGACCGCGCATGTGCTGCCGGCGGGGGCGCGGCGGCGCCCGTACCGGTGCCGCCGCGCCCCCCGCGCCCGTGCGTCAGGCGGCCTTCAGGGCCGCCAGCCGTGCCGCGATCTCCGCGTCGTCCTCCGCGTCGTCCAGCTGCTCGAACTGCGCGTCCAGGGAGGACGCCGCCAGCTCCTGCTTCCCCATCGCCCGTGCCTCCTCGCGGCGCACCTTGTCCTCGAAGCGGCTGAGCTCGCTGGTCGGGTCGAGGACGTCGATGCTCTTCACCGCGTCCATCATGCGGTTCTGCGCCTGCGCGGACGTCGCACGCGCCACCAGCTCGTCCCGCTTCGCCTGGAGCTCGCGCAGCTTCTCCTTCATCTGCGTCAGGCCCGTCTTGAGCTTGTCGACGACCTCCGTCTGCGAGGCGATGGACGGCTCCGCGGTACGGGCCTCCTTCTCCGACCCGAGCTGCCTGCCGAGCGCGACCTTCGCCAGGTTGTCGAAGGTGTCCGCCTCGGCGTCCTTCCCGGCCGCGCGCAGTTCGTCGGCCTTGCGGCTGGCCGCGAGCGCCTTGCCGCCCCACTCCTTAGCGGCGTCCACGTCCTCCCGGTGGTCCTGCTCCAGCAGCCGCAGATTGCCGATGGTGGAGGCGACGGCCGCCTCCGCCTCGGCGATGTTGTTCGCGTAGTCGCGGATCAGCTGGTCGAGCATCTTCTGCGGATCCTCGGCCTGGTCGAGCAGGGCGTTGATGTTGGCCTTCGCCAGCTGGGCCACGCGGCCGAGGATGGTCTGCTTGGTCATCGGGTCTCTCCTTGCGTGCACGGTGTCGAGGAACCGCAGGGGCGCTGCCTGCGGGTGGTCAGAAGCGGCCGCCGCCCATCCGCCCGCGGGTCCCCCCGCCGCCGAAGCTGCCCGGCCCGCCGCCGAAACCCCCGCCGCCGGGCCCCCTGCCCCCGCCGAGCACGCCGCCGAGGATGATCCCGCCGAGGACCGCGCCGCCCAGGCCGCCGCCCCGCCCCCCGCCGCCGAACCCGCCCGGCCCCCCGAACCCCCCGGGGCCGCCGAAGCCGGAGCCGTAACCCCGTACGTCGTTCTCCGCGAGCGTGTGCGCCTGCTGGGCCATCGCGTCCGCGTGCTGCGCCTCCAGCAGCGCCGCCTGCGGATCCGTTCCCGTCCCGCCGTCGCCGCCCGACAGGGCCTCGGCCCGTGCGAGCCGCCGCTGCGCCTCGGCGAGCCGGGTGCGCGCCTCGCTGCCGACGGCTCCCCGGTGGGTGGCGATGTAGTCGGCGGCCGCGCCGACCGCCGCGCGGGCTCCGAGGAGCGCGCGGTCCAGCAGCGCGCGGGCCCGGCGGGTGCCCTGTTCGTCCTCGCGGGCGGACGCCAGCGCCTCGTCCAGTGCCGCGTCGGCCTCCTCCACGCGGCGCAGGGCGTCGATCGGGTCGTACGGACCCGCCTCGATCTCCCGCCGCACCTCCTCGGCCACCGTCCCGGCACGGGCGACGCGTCCCTGGAGGGCGGCGGTGGACACCCCCTCCGGGGTGCCGGCGAGGAGTCCGCGCGCCTCCGCCAGGTCGGTCTCGGTCTCGGTGAGCGCCCCGGGCAGCCGGCCGGCGGCCTCCGCGAGTTCCGTGGCCCGGCGGTCCACCGCGTCGACCAGCAGCCCGGCCTGGGCGACGGCGCCCTCGGCGGCGCGCACCTGGACGGCGGCCGCCCCGCGCTCACCGGCGCCGAGAGCCCGGTCCGCCTCGTCGAGCGAGCGGGCGGCGAACTCCAGCCGGTCCTGCGCCTCGTCCACGGCTCCGCCGACGGGCGCGGAGGCGGTCGGCGCGTAGCGTTCGCGCAGCACGCCGAGGGCCGCCCCGGCGCTGATCATCCGGCCGTCGACGCCGCCGAGCGCGGCGCGCGCCGCGGCCAGGGCCTGCGGCGCGTTCCGCTCCAGGTCGCGCAGCCGGTCGAAGTCGGCCGACTCGGCGTCGAGCCGGCGGTTGGCCTCGGCGCACCGGGCGAGGATCTCGTCGAGCATGGCCCGGCGGCCCGTCTCGTCCTCCGGGTACGCGTCGTCGAGCTGCTGGCGCACCCGGAAGGCGCTGGTGAGTTCCGCCTGGGCCTGCTCCACCGCCGCGGTGAACGGCTTCGCCGCCTCCTCGCCGAACTGGGCGACGGCGAAGCCGAGCTCCTCCCGGCTGGTGCGCAGTGCGTCGTCGGTGTCGACGAGGGCCTGCCGGGCCCGGCCGTCGAGCTCCTCCAGCGGGACGGGCCGCGCCTCGCCCCAGCCCTCCTGACCGCCGCGGGGGGTGGTGCGGGTCTCGGTGCGCCGCCGCCGCTTGACCCAGGCGTACGCGGCCAGTGCGCCGGCGCCGCCGACGACCGCGACGGGAAGCACCAGGTCGCCCGCGCCGACCTCGGCTCCGGCGCCGCCGGGGTCCGCCTCGCCGGGGGTGACGGCGACCTCGGGGACGGGCCGCCCGGCGAGGACGGCCCCGTAGCCGTCGGCCGCGCCGATCGCCGCGCCCGCCCAGTCGTTCTCGCGCAGGGCCGGCTCGATGCCGGTGCGCGCGACGTCGGCGAGCTGTGCGTCCGTCAGCCGGGAGCCGTCGTCGACCCAGTAGGCGTACTGCCGGTCCCCGGTGGCGACGGCGAGCAGGACGTCGCTCTCGCCGAGACCGTTGCGGTCCGCCGTGCGGGCGGCCCACTGGGGGGCGTCGAGGCCGGAGAAGCCGTCCACGTAGACCACGAACAGCTGGAGGCGCTGGTCGTCGTAGAGGCGGTCCAGGGCCGTGGCGACCGCGGGCTCGCGGTCGCCGAGGGCGTCGACCCGGTCGGTGATCTGTCCCTGCCGGGAGAGCTCGACGGGGTCGTCGGCACGTGCGCCGACGGCGGCGGGCACGATCAGCCACCACGCCGCCACCAGTGCCGCGAGCAGGGCATGCGTGGCTGTCCGTGTCACATACGGGAGGCTATGTCCGTGTTTGGGGGCCCGCGACCGGACGGGCTGGAGTCTCTCGTCCGGATCAGATCAGGGCGCGCGAGCCCGCCACGATCCGGGCGGCAGGCCCTGCGCCTCCGCGTCGCGCCGGACGGGATGCCTTCCGCCTCCGCGTCGCGCCGGACGGCAGGGCCCTACGACTCCGCGTCGCGCTCCCCGCGCCGCCGGATCCGGTTCCCCAGCCACACCAGCGGGTCGTACGTGCGGTCCACGGCCCGCTCCTTCAGCGGGATCAGGGCGTTGTCGGTGATGGCGATGGACTCCGGGCACACCTCGGTGCAGCACTTGGTGATGTTGCAGTAGCCGAGCCCGTGCTCGTCCTGCGCGGTCGCCCGCCGGTCCAGGCCCCGCTCGGCGGCGGCGTCCAGCGGGTGCATGTCCAGCTCGGCCACCCGCATCAGGAAGCGCGGCCCGGCGAAGGCCTCCTTGTTCTCCTCGTGGTCGCGCACCACGTGACAGGTGTCCTGGCACAGGAAGCACTCGATGCACTTGCGGAACTCCTGCGAGCGCTCCACGTCCACCTGACGCATCCGGTAGGCGCCGGGCTCCAGCCCGGCCGGGGGCACGAACGCGGGGATCTCGCGGGCCTTGGCGTAGTTGAAGGACACGTCCGTCACCAGGTCCCGCACCACGGGGAAGGCGCGCAGCGGGGTGATCGTGACGGTCTCCCCGCGGTCGAAGACCGACATGCGGGTCATGCAGAGCAGCCGGGGGCGGCCGTTGATCTCCGCGCTGCACGAGCCGCACTTGCCCGCCTTGCAGTTCCAGCGGACGGCGAGGTCGGGGGCCTGGGTGGCCTGGAGCCGGTGGACGATGTCGAGCACCACCTCGCCGTCGTTCACCTCCACGGTGAAGTCCTCCAGGCCGCCGCCCTCGGCGTCGCCCCGCCACACCCGGAAGCGCGCGTCGTACGTGCTCATGCGGTGAGCTCCTCTTCGGCGAGGTACTTGACCAGCTCCTCCTTCTCGAAGAGGGCGAGCAGGTCGGGGCGGACGGGATCGGTCTCCCGGCGTTCGAGCACGACGGCGGCGCCGTCCGTGCCGCCCGGCGGCGGGGCGAGGCGGCACACCAGGTTCACCCGGCGCCAGGACCGCTCCATGACGGGGTGGTCCTCCCGGGTGTGGCCGCCGCGGCTCTCGGTGCGCTCCAGCGCGGAGCGGGCGACGCACTCGCTGACCAGCAGCATGTTCCGCAGGTCCAGGGCGAGGTGCCAGCCGGGGTTGAACTGGCGGTGCCCCTCCACCCCGGCTCGGGCGGCCCGCTCGCGCAGCGCGGCCAGCCGTTCGAGGGCCTGCTCCATCTCGCCGGCCCGCCGGATGATCCCCACCAGGTCGTTCATCGTCTGCTGGAGCTCCTGGTGGAGGGTGTACGGGTTCTCCGGGGCGCCCTCGGTGCCGGTCGCGGCGCCGAAGGGGGCCAGCGCCTCGGCGGCGGCCGCCGCCACCTCCGCCTCGTCCACCGACGGCCGGTCCGGGTGCGCCGCGGCGAGTGCGGCGGCGTGCAGACCGGCCCGGCGGCCGAAGACGAGCAGGTCGGAGAGGGAGTTCCCGCCGAGGCGGTTGGAGCCGTGCATCCCGCCCGCCACCTCGCCGGCCGCGAACAGGCCCGGTACCCCGACGGCCGCCGCGGTGTCCGAGTCGACGGCGATGCCGCCCATCACGTAGTGGCAGGTCGGCCCGACCTCCATGGGCCCGGCGGTGATGTCGACGTCCGCCAGCTCCTTGAACTGGTGGTACATGGACGGCAGCCGCCGGCGGATCGTCTCGGCCGGCATCCGGGTGGAGACGTCCAGGAACACGCCCCCGTGCGGGGAGCCCCGGCCCGCCTTCACCTCGGCGTTGATCGCGCGGGCGACCTCGTCACGGGGGAGCAGCTCGGGCGGGCGCCGGTTGGCGTCGGGGTCCTCGTACCAGCGGTCGCCCTCCTCCTCGGACTCGGCGTACTTCTCCTTGAAGACGTCGGGCACGTAGTCGAACATGAAGCGCCGGCCCTCGGAGTTGCGCAGCACCCCGCCGTCGCCGCGCACCGACTCGGTGACGAGGATCCCCTTCACCGACGGCGGCCAGACCATCCCGGTGGGGTGGAACTGCACGAACTCCATGTTGAGCAGCGGCGCGCCCGCGAGCAGCGCCAGCGCGTGGCCGTCGCCCGTGTACTCCCAGGAGTTGGAGGTCACCTTGAAGGACTTGCCGATGCCGCCGGTGGCCAGCACCACGGCGGGCGCCTCCAGGACGAAGAAGCGGCCGGTCTCGCGCTCGTAGCAGAACGTCCCGGCCACCGCCCCGCCCCGCCCGGGCGCCGGGTCCTTGAGGATCCGGGTGACCGTGCACTCCTGGAAGACCTTGAGCCTCGCCTCCGGGTCGCCGTACGTCTCCCGGTCCTCCTGCTGGAGCGAGACGATCTTCTGCTGGAGGGTGCGGATCAGCTCCAGGCCCGTGCGGTCGCCGACGTGGGCGAGGCGCGGGTACTCGTGGCCGCCGAAGTTCCGCTGGGATATCCGCCCGTCCGCCGTCCGGTCGAAGAGCGCGCCCCAGGTCTCCAGCTCCCACACCCGCTCGGGGGCCTCACGGGCGTGCAGCTCGGCCATCCGCCACTGGTTGAGGAACTTCCCGCCGCGCATGGTGTCGCGGAAGTGGACCTGCCAGGAGTCGTGGTCGTTGACGTTGCCCATGGACGCGGCGATACCGCCCTCGGCCATGACCGTGTGGGCCTTGCCGAAGAGCGACTTGCACACCACGGCGGTGCGCGCGCCCCGCTCGCGCGCCTCGATCGCGGCGCGCAGGCCGGCGCCGCCCGCACCCACGATGACCACGTCCCACTGCTGGCGTTCGAGCTGAGTCATGCCGGAGGGCAACCTTCCGTAGGGGCCCGGAACCGCTGGGGCCTAGAAGAAGCGCGGATCGTCGAAGACGCCGGTGGCGACGAGGTACACGTAGAGGTCCGCGAGACCGACGCTGAACAGCGAGGCCCAGGCCAGCTGCATGTGGCGGGCGTTGAGCCGGCCCGCCCAGCTCCACAGCCGGTAGCGCACCGGATGCCGCGAGAAGTGCCGCAGCCGGCCGCCGACGATGTGCCGGCAGGAGTGGCAGGAGAGGGTGTACGCCCAGATCAGCACGGCGTTCACCAGCAGCACCACGGTGCCGAGCCCCATGTGTCCCCAGGCGTAGTGCTCGTCGCGGAAGGCCAGCACGGTGTCGTAGGTGAGGATCGCGGCGACCGGCAGCGCGGCGTAGAAGAAGTACCGGTGGGCGTTCTGGAGGATCAGCGGGAAGCGGGTCTCGCCGGTGTACCTGCGGTGCGGCTCGGCGACCGCGCAGGCCGGGGGCGACGCCCAGAAGCCCCGGTAGTAGGCCTTGCGGTAGTAGTAGCAGGTCAGCCGGAAGCCCAGCGGGAAGACCAGGATCAGCAGCGCGGGCGACAGCCCCCACCAGCTGCCGAAGACCTCCCAGTTCGGCCCGCCCTTCATCGGGACGCAGTTCTCGGCGAGGCAGGGCGAGTAGAACGGCGAGACGTAGGGCGCCGCGTAGTAGCCGGCGTTCGCGAAGGCACGCCAGGACGAGTAGACGACGAACGCGAGGAGCCCCGCCGCGGTGAGGGCGGGGGCGAGCCACCAGCGGTCGGTGCGCAGATGGCGGGCGCGGATGGCGGCCCGGCCGGCTCCGCGCACGCCCGTGCCGGCGGGCGGTGGTTCGGTACCTGTGGCCAACGGGGACTCCGGGGTGGAGTGGGATCGGGTGAGGTCCGGGAGATGCGCGCGGGTCAGGGTGCGCGGCGGTCGCGGGCGCCGAGGCCTTCGTCGTCCGAGTCCGTCCACAGGGTGCTGTCGTACGGGGTGTCGGGGATGGTGACCAGGTCCCGGGGCGCCGGCGGGCCGGGGGCGGCGGGCCGGGCGGGCGGGGCGCCCCCGAGGGCCGCCTCCAGGGCCTGCTCCAGCCTTCCGACGCGCCGGGTGAGCTCGTCGACGTGCTGCCGCATCGCCGTCAACTCGTCCTGCTGGGACATGACGTGTCCTCACTTCCGCGGAGTGCGGGTGGCATCGTCCATGCGCCTGAGAGTGTCGCGCGTCACATCCGGGGTTGTGAAGGGGACGTACGCGATTGCCCCCGGCGGCACCGCGGGTGCATCGGTTTCCGGCCGCCTCCGGAGCCGGGGGCTCGGGGGATTGAGCCGCCCGGGTGGCCTCGGCGGCGAGCGCCGCCGTGTCTGCGCCGGCACGGCCGTTCCGTCCACTTGAGTGGGGGAATCGGTGTGATCATCTCCAAAATCGACGAAACAGGACTAAGAGGTACATGCCATGTCCCAGGTCGAGGCCCCCCGAGGGCGGACATGCTCCCGAAGACTCCGCTCCGTGGCCCTGCTCACCAGCGGCGTTCTGGCCCTTCCCGCTCTCGCCGCCTGCAGTTCCTCCGACGACGAGAGCAAGGCGAGGCCTCCGGCCCAGGACATCGCGCCCGCCGGCCGTGACGCCACCGCCGACGGCGGCACCGTGCGCTGGGCCGTGGACTCGGTGCCCGCCACGCTCAACGCCTTCCAGGCCGACGCCGACGCCACGACCGCCCGCATCGCGGACGCCGTGCTCCCGGCGCTCTTCACGGTCGACGAACGCGGCCGCCCCCAGCGCAACCCCGACTACCTGGAGTCGGCCGAGGTCGTCGAGCGGGAACCGAAGCAGGTCGTCCTCTACAAGCTCAACCAGCAGGCCGTCTGGAGCGACGGCAGGGAGATCGGAGCACCCGACTTCCTCGCCCAGTGGCGGGCTCTGAGCGGCAAGGACTCCGCTTTCTGGACCGCGC
It encodes the following:
- a CDS encoding ATP-binding protein: MIGVIGTDGECAEWSFPAQPDAVRAARHAVRDTLRAWKLDAEIGDVTVLLVSELVTNSQRYTAGPIGVRLARRRENGVPPALLVEVSDPVPDLPTERAARPEDEGGRGLYLVACSARRWGTRRGRTGKTVWFELPLTG
- a CDS encoding SpoIIE family protein phosphatase, whose product is MSEIPGTASGVVWQSSPPGSIYDYIKVASFSIGADGLVDQWSRRAAELFGVTADQVRGKDPVQAFLPAELRSRARRTVAEILDGREWTGLVPFRAPGGEHAEGIAEIYVMPSDTGDGRPGAVCIVVDVRALRRIESDLAASQAIFGQSPFGFLLFGTDLTVQRTNRRFAAVFGGVAEEHRGRTVHDYLSRPEADRMDAALRRVLETGDPVTDLQITGTAPGSSDRRHWSINLYRVHGGSGRPVGVAGLGTDVTRRHSAAREAANARRNLAILNEAGARIGNSLDLETTARELLDVAVPGFCDLASVDLYQSLLTGDEAPPGQYGSAHAESYGGGSAALRRVAFASAVSDAPLLTTPDCVPDGSAPAAVGEVHRFPFNSPCAGALRTATVRTVPGGEGSLVQSTLAVPMVAHDTVVGLVQFARAKGSEPFGERDRALAVELAARAAVCIDNARLYRREHERALILQRSLLPPGDPEAAGLDIACRYLPGTTTTEVGGDWFDVIELPGHRTALVVGDVMGRGLRAAVAMGELRTAVRTLALLDLEPAEVLSALDEIARGLGGPGTPSQLRRSGASAAPPRPGSSREADLSEVYLATCVYAVYDPVTRRCTFANAGHLPPVLVEPGEEALLLDVPPGMPLGVGGEPFEEVQVELPEGALLALYTDGLVESRDHPLDEGLQAFRDALTDPGPVLEDVCDQVLGRLDTRHGEDDIALLMARIQGLPAEAVGDWRLPREPRSVGRARELTRAQLVSWDLEGLVDTVELLVSELVTNALRYGEGEIRLRLLRDRTLVCEVWDAGLVQPRRRRARDTDEGGRGLQLVGLLSAGWGSRRTPRGKTVWFELGLPDGEPAEPTVDQLLSMF
- a CDS encoding PspA/IM30 family protein, with amino-acid sequence MTKQTILGRVAQLAKANINALLDQAEDPQKMLDQLIRDYANNIAEAEAAVASTIGNLRLLEQDHREDVDAAKEWGGKALAASRKADELRAAGKDAEADTFDNLAKVALGRQLGSEKEARTAEPSIASQTEVVDKLKTGLTQMKEKLRELQAKRDELVARATSAQAQNRMMDAVKSIDVLDPTSELSRFEDKVRREEARAMGKQELAASSLDAQFEQLDDAEDDAEIAARLAALKAA
- a CDS encoding TPM domain-containing protein; amino-acid sequence: MTRTATHALLAALVAAWWLIVPAAVGARADDPVELSRQGQITDRVDALGDREPAVATALDRLYDDQRLQLFVVYVDGFSGLDAPQWAARTADRNGLGESDVLLAVATGDRQYAYWVDDGSRLTDAQLADVARTGIEPALRENDWAGAAIGAADGYGAVLAGRPVPEVAVTPGEADPGGAGAEVGAGDLVLPVAVVGGAGALAAYAWVKRRRRTETRTTPRGGQEGWGEARPVPLEELDGRARQALVDTDDALRTSREELGFAVAQFGEEAAKPFTAAVEQAQAELTSAFRVRQQLDDAYPEDETGRRAMLDEILARCAEANRRLDAESADFDRLRDLERNAPQALAAARAALGGVDGRMISAGAALGVLRERYAPTASAPVGGAVDEAQDRLEFAARSLDEADRALGAGERGAAAVQVRAAEGAVAQAGLLVDAVDRRATELAEAAGRLPGALTETETDLAEARGLLAGTPEGVSTAALQGRVARAGTVAEEVRREIEAGPYDPIDALRRVEEADAALDEALASAREDEQGTRRARALLDRALLGARAAVGAAADYIATHRGAVGSEARTRLAEAQRRLARAEALSGGDGGTGTDPQAALLEAQHADAMAQQAHTLAENDVRGYGSGFGGPGGFGGPGGFGGGGRGGGLGGAVLGGIILGGVLGGGRGPGGGGFGGGPGSFGGGGTRGRMGGGRF
- a CDS encoding succinate dehydrogenase/fumarate reductase iron-sulfur subunit; translated protein: MSTYDARFRVWRGDAEGGGLEDFTVEVNDGEVVLDIVHRLQATQAPDLAVRWNCKAGKCGSCSAEINGRPRLLCMTRMSVFDRGETVTITPLRAFPVVRDLVTDVSFNYAKAREIPAFVPPAGLEPGAYRMRQVDVERSQEFRKCIECFLCQDTCHVVRDHEENKEAFAGPRFLMRVAELDMHPLDAAAERGLDRRATAQDEHGLGYCNITKCCTEVCPESIAITDNALIPLKERAVDRTYDPLVWLGNRIRRRGERDAES
- a CDS encoding fumarate reductase/succinate dehydrogenase flavoprotein subunit is translated as MTQLERQQWDVVIVGAGGAGLRAAIEARERGARTAVVCKSLFGKAHTVMAEGGIAASMGNVNDHDSWQVHFRDTMRGGKFLNQWRMAELHAREAPERVWELETWGALFDRTADGRISQRNFGGHEYPRLAHVGDRTGLELIRTLQQKIVSLQQEDRETYGDPEARLKVFQECTVTRILKDPAPGRGGAVAGTFCYERETGRFFVLEAPAVVLATGGIGKSFKVTSNSWEYTGDGHALALLAGAPLLNMEFVQFHPTGMVWPPSVKGILVTESVRGDGGVLRNSEGRRFMFDYVPDVFKEKYAESEEEGDRWYEDPDANRRPPELLPRDEVARAINAEVKAGRGSPHGGVFLDVSTRMPAETIRRRLPSMYHQFKELADVDITAGPMEVGPTCHYVMGGIAVDSDTAAAVGVPGLFAAGEVAGGMHGSNRLGGNSLSDLLVFGRRAGLHAAALAAAHPDRPSVDEAEVAAAAAEALAPFGAATGTEGAPENPYTLHQELQQTMNDLVGIIRRAGEMEQALERLAALRERAARAGVEGHRQFNPGWHLALDLRNMLLVSECVARSALERTESRGGHTREDHPVMERSWRRVNLVCRLAPPPGGTDGAAVVLERRETDPVRPDLLALFEKEELVKYLAEEELTA